GCAAGCTGGCCCAATACGAGCACAAGGACAAAAAGACCCAGCTGGAGGAAGTGTTTGACCGCCTTCTCGACGGCGACATCCGCCAGGAGGAGGCGGCGGATAGGCTGCGGAGATTGGATGCGGGCTGCGATTACAGCCGCTACACCGTCATGCTGCTGGAGCCGGTGCGCCCGGAGGAAGACGACCGGTGGGGAGAGCACGAGAAGCGGCTGCTGCTGTTCGCGATAGGGAATATGGCGGAAGAGCTCATGCGCCGAAGCTCGGCGGGCATCCTGCTCCGCAAAGGGGATCTGCTCTGCGCCGTGGTCAACCACGGGGAAGATGTATCGATGCGGAAGCTGGCGCAGGAGATGGTCGCAGGCGCAGAGGCTTATCTGAAAATCCATTTGTCCGTCGGCATCGGCAGACCAGCATCCGGGCTGGACGAAATCAAGGTCTCCTACCGCACGGCGGCCGACGCTCTCGGGCAAGCTTATTTCGCCGGCACCGGGCAGGCGATCATGTGGACGGAGGAAATGAGAGAGAGCCGCGTTCATGAAAAAGAGCTGGGCGAAGCCAGACACGGCGTGCTCCAGGCGCTGTTGACCAAGGACCGCACCCGATTAAGCGAAGAGCTGGAAATGCTGTTCGCACGGATTGCCGGGTACTCGGGAGGCAGCAGGGAGAAAGCGGTGATGGCTTGTTACGCGGCGGTGGCCGAATGCCGGGAAGGCTTGGAGGAGATCGGAATCCATCCGGGAGAAACGGGGGCCGATCTGCAGGAGCATCTCACCGTGATGCAGGCGTTTGACCGCTTTGAAGCAATGTCCGGCTACGTTCGGGAGATGATGTTCGGGCTGCTCGAGCGGCTCATGAACGGAGGCGGCAAGGAGGCGCAGCAGCTGCTCATTGCCAAGGAGTTTATCGAAAACCATTACATGGAGAATCTCACCCTGGAAGGGGTCGCTTCCAAAGTTTACATGAATCCTTATTATTTCAGCAGCTTTTTCAAAAAGCATACCCGGATGAACTTCAAGCAATATTTGACCGAGGTCCGCATGAAGCAAGCCGTGAAGCTGCTGCTCGGCACGGATCTGATGATTTACCAGATCGCCGATCGGGTAGGCTACAACAACGCCCGCCAATTCAGCGACATGTTCAAAAAACATTACGGCAAGCTGCCTCAGGAATACAAATCGAAGACCGGTCCGAAGCCGTAAACGGGAAAAGTTTCCCATTTTCTTAAAAATACGCAGTAAACTGTTAAAAAACCGCATCCGAGAGGAGCTTGTCCTCTGCTACATTAAAAAGAGACGACCTGCATGCTGCCGCAGACGTCTCTTTCTATTGCAGGGGATTTTTTTTAGAGAGGGGATGGCGCCGTGAGACGCATTCGGACTTTTGTTAAAAATAAAAAGCTGCTGCTGCGGTTCATTTTATCTTACGTGTTTATAGGACTGCTGACGATCGCCGTGCTGACCTTCGTCATTACCGCCAAAGTTTCCGCGGATTTGACCCGGGAGATCAGTCTGTCGACGGACCGGGCGATCGAACAGTCCTACAATACCGCCAACATTTTGCTGACCTTTACGTTTGAAAACTTTGGAACCGTTTTCAACAGCGCCGACATTCAGGCCGGATTTTATAATGAGGACTTTAATACTAGCCAGCTCGGACGAATCGGCAGCAAGCTGTATGAGCTTACCTCCACGAATCCGCTCATTCATTCGATCTATTTGCTGAACGTTCAGAAGAAGCTGGCGTTTTCTTCCCTGACCACGGTAAGAAGCTTTGACGATTTTTACGATCCGGGGGCGCTCCGGCTGCTCGGGCAGGTTCAGCCTTATGTTTCCGGCATTTTTTATCCGCGGCATATCGACTATGACATTTATGGAAAGCGGTATGCGGGCAACCTGATTTCCCTGGTCTACGTCAGCTCGATCGGACAGAATACGAACGGGGCGATGGTGCTGAATTTGAACCAGCAAATGCTGCAGAGCATGGTGATGAACGGAGCGGAGAAGGGCAGCTTTCAATCCATGATCCTGAATAAGCAGGGAATCGTCGTTTCCCATACCGACAGCGCGATGATCAATGCGAGCTTGGCGGACCGTTCCTTTGTCAAGCAGATCAACGCCTCCCGTGCGCCCAGAGGAAGCCTGGAGCTGACGATGGACGGCAGAGATTACCGGATTTCCTACATCAAGTCGGACAGCCTCGGATGGACCTTCATCGGGATCATCGATTATGAGCACCTTCTCGGAAAAGTACAGGGAATGAAGCGTTTTATTTTATCCGTTACCGGGGTTATGCTGCTGGTCATTCTCATCCTGGGGGGCTTTATGACCCGTTGGATTTACGGTCCGATTCACCGTCTGATCCAAAACGTACGCAGCTCGTCCTGGGGAGCGAAGGGGAGGGATGCCGCCTCCGAGCTGGATCTGCTAGACGGGACGTTCTCTTATTTGGAAACGAAAATTCAGGATTTGCAGACGAGCGTCGCCGATTTCCAGTCGGCCAAGAGGCAGGAGGTGCTCCGGCTGCTCACGGCGGGAGGCTGGTCGAACGAGGCGGAGATGTCCCGAACGCTCGCCGCCGTCGGTATCCGTTTTGAGCATGAAGGGTTCGTTACAGGCGTGCTCCGTCTCGATTCGTATCGGGAGCTGCTGGCGGCCTACAGGCCGGCCGACATCGCCTTGTTCAAATATGCGGTATCGAACATTGCGGTCGAAGTGGTCTCCGGAAAGTTTCCCGCCGTTTGCTTCGACTGCGGGGACGACGGTATCGGCCTCATTGTCAATGTTCCCGGCGGCATGACGGAGACCGGCGCGGTGTTCGGTCTGCTGGAGGAAATGCAAAGCCATGTGCGCCGGTTTCTGAGATTATCCGTAACCGCGGCGGTCGGTCCGCCCGTGCGGCATATGCCGGCCATCCCTTCGTCATGGGAGGCGGCTTGCGGCGCTTCCAAATACCGGCTGGTGCTGGGAACGGGTGCTTTAATCGGTCCGGATGAGGAAACGGCAAGGGCTTCCCTGCAGATCAGCCGCGTTTCCACCCTGGAAAAGACGGTCATGGACCGGCTGAAGCAGGGAGACGCCGGGAAAATAAAGGAAGCGGTCTCCGAGTTTATCGCTTACGTTCGTAAAGCGCCCATAGGCGAGATCATGGCAAGCTTTACCCAGCTGCTGATGGCGACCGCGCGAACGGCCAAGGCGATGACAGCGGCGGATCAGGCCGATTCGCGAATCGATATCGGCCCGCTCACCGAGCAGCTGAGCCGCTGGGAAACGATTGAGGAGATCGAACGCTGGTATTTGGGATTATGCGGGGAAATCGCGGAGCTGAGGGACCGGGAGGCGCAGCATAAAAACAAATGGGTCGTCGATAAAATCATCCGGCATATTCACGATCATTATTCCGACCCGAATTTGACGATGGAAGCGCTGGTTCTGATCGGCGGTCTATCAACGAATTATACGCGCAAGGTGTTTAAGGAAATTGCCGGGCAATCGATTTCGGTTTATTTGAACGAGTACCGGTTCGAGCGGGCAAGGGAGCTGCTCGTCACAACCGACCTTCCGGCGAACAAGATCGGGGAGATGGTCGGCTTTGACAATACGAATTATTTCTACGTGTCGTTTAAAAAGCATTTCGGCAAAACGCCGGACCATTACCGGAAGCAGCCTGACATTCAGCCCGTTTGAGGGGCGGGCAAGCGAAAATTAATGAAAGTGGTCATATTTTAAACACGGAAATCGGTGGGAAACAAACGTTTTTCACCGATTTTAAACTTTTTCGGAAAGCCGGACGGCCTTATTGTTAAGGCATCGCTTAGAGATGGAGGAAGACAAAAATGAACGATACCTTGATTGGCGCGCACTCCGGACGCGCGAACGGGGCTCTGAGGAAAAAACGCGGAGCCTTCGCGGCTTTTTTCCATGAGCTGAAAGCGAATCCATTCATGTACATGCTTGCTCTCCCCGGCATTTTGTGGTTTTTCGTTTTCGCTTATCTTCCGATGGGTGGGATCGTGATCGCCTTTCAGGATTTTAAAGCGGTCAAAGGGATTACCGGCAGCAAGTTCGTAGGGCTGAAAAACTTCGAGTTTTTCTTTCGTTCGGACGACTGGATCAAGATCGTGACCAATACGGTTTTCCTTAATGTATTGTTTATCGCTTTCGGAACGGTCGCCGCC
The window above is part of the Paenibacillus hamazuiensis genome. Proteins encoded here:
- a CDS encoding response regulator, whose product is MINAILADDEPIIIKGLKKLISWEELGVRIAGEAWTGRGLMELIERERPALVITDISMPDGTGIDVMKEIERRGLKTKVIFISAYQEFSYAKDALALGAVDYLVKPIEKGNLLAAVQRAISELKEESEERQFKSKLAQYEHKDKKTQLEEVFDRLLDGDIRQEEAADRLRRLDAGCDYSRYTVMLLEPVRPEEDDRWGEHEKRLLLFAIGNMAEELMRRSSAGILLRKGDLLCAVVNHGEDVSMRKLAQEMVAGAEAYLKIHLSVGIGRPASGLDEIKVSYRTAADALGQAYFAGTGQAIMWTEEMRESRVHEKELGEARHGVLQALLTKDRTRLSEELEMLFARIAGYSGGSREKAVMACYAAVAECREGLEEIGIHPGETGADLQEHLTVMQAFDRFEAMSGYVREMMFGLLERLMNGGGKEAQQLLIAKEFIENHYMENLTLEGVASKVYMNPYYFSSFFKKHTRMNFKQYLTEVRMKQAVKLLLGTDLMIYQIADRVGYNNARQFSDMFKKHYGKLPQEYKSKTGPKP
- a CDS encoding AraC family transcriptional regulator → MRRIRTFVKNKKLLLRFILSYVFIGLLTIAVLTFVITAKVSADLTREISLSTDRAIEQSYNTANILLTFTFENFGTVFNSADIQAGFYNEDFNTSQLGRIGSKLYELTSTNPLIHSIYLLNVQKKLAFSSLTTVRSFDDFYDPGALRLLGQVQPYVSGIFYPRHIDYDIYGKRYAGNLISLVYVSSIGQNTNGAMVLNLNQQMLQSMVMNGAEKGSFQSMILNKQGIVVSHTDSAMINASLADRSFVKQINASRAPRGSLELTMDGRDYRISYIKSDSLGWTFIGIIDYEHLLGKVQGMKRFILSVTGVMLLVILILGGFMTRWIYGPIHRLIQNVRSSSWGAKGRDAASELDLLDGTFSYLETKIQDLQTSVADFQSAKRQEVLRLLTAGGWSNEAEMSRTLAAVGIRFEHEGFVTGVLRLDSYRELLAAYRPADIALFKYAVSNIAVEVVSGKFPAVCFDCGDDGIGLIVNVPGGMTETGAVFGLLEEMQSHVRRFLRLSVTAAVGPPVRHMPAIPSSWEAACGASKYRLVLGTGALIGPDEETARASLQISRVSTLEKTVMDRLKQGDAGKIKEAVSEFIAYVRKAPIGEIMASFTQLLMATARTAKAMTAADQADSRIDIGPLTEQLSRWETIEEIERWYLGLCGEIAELRDREAQHKNKWVVDKIIRHIHDHYSDPNLTMEALVLIGGLSTNYTRKVFKEIAGQSISVYLNEYRFERARELLVTTDLPANKIGEMVGFDNTNYFYVSFKKHFGKTPDHYRKQPDIQPV